Proteins encoded together in one Candidatus Xianfuyuplasma coldseepsis window:
- a CDS encoding response regulator transcription factor, which yields MAKILIIEDEKSIQRMIEYDLKQLGHEVVSAADGFEGYKKASTSIYDVILLDLMLPNMNGMDICKKLRKEGNNAYIIMLTAVDDEYNIIQGFEVGADDYVTKPFSPRELTARIKAGLRRQGVHKNDDVLHYEDLTIIQSSYEVLKGTEKVDVTLKEFELLVYLIINKGKALSRDQLLTNLWGFSYDGDSRVVDVHIFKLREKLDPHNEFIKTVRGVGYKLI from the coding sequence ATGGCAAAGATATTAATTATCGAAGATGAAAAATCAATTCAACGTATGATTGAGTACGACTTAAAGCAATTGGGTCACGAAGTCGTTAGTGCAGCCGATGGATTTGAAGGGTATAAAAAAGCATCCACATCAATCTATGATGTCATCTTACTCGATTTAATGTTACCCAATATGAATGGGATGGATATTTGCAAAAAACTTCGTAAAGAAGGAAATAACGCCTATATCATCATGCTTACTGCAGTAGATGACGAATACAACATCATCCAAGGATTCGAAGTAGGTGCTGATGATTACGTTACCAAACCATTCTCACCTCGTGAATTAACCGCTAGAATTAAAGCGGGATTACGCCGCCAAGGAGTACATAAGAATGATGATGTCCTCCACTACGAAGATTTAACAATTATCCAAAGTAGTTATGAAGTATTAAAAGGAACCGAAAAAGTAGATGTTACATTAAAAGAGTTTGAACTTCTTGTCTACCTTATTATAAATAAAGGAAAAGCATTGAGTCGTGATCAACTCTTAACAAACCTCTGGGGATTCAGTTATGATGGAGACTCTCGTGTTGTCGATGTTCATATCTTCAAATTACGGGAGAAACTAGACCCACACAATGAATTTATCAAAACCGTACGCGGTGTAGGATACAAACTAATTTAA